The proteins below are encoded in one region of Aquisphaera giovannonii:
- a CDS encoding sn-glycerol-1-phosphate dehydrogenase — protein MSGLDEALNHAEICARETRRLVIEAGARHRAAEAFAGLFAGEQAVVVADERTFEAAGREVFEGFRRAGRPASGPVLFPPDIVAEDARVLELQSALEGLPGIPVVVGSGTLNDLTKLASHRLGRPYMVVATAASMDGYTAFGASILHEGSKQTFACPAPVAVLADLDVIARAPREMNAAGYADLLAKNVAGADWILADAAGVEPIDGRVWEMVHGPFRSWVESPAGIARGEPPALGRLVLGLMTTGLAMQEARSSRPASGAEHQFSHLWDMQHHIHGGSAPSHGFKVGIGTLASLALHEDLLGRDLQDLDVDRAVGRWPTLGQIEERIGVVLGTGSLGAKAVEEARAKYPTREQLRSQLASACNGWPASRARLARHLIPARDARDMLRAAGCPTEPEQIGIDRDRLRASFEQASYIRRRFTILDLMQRLNLMAPAMERLFGPEGAWPVQD, from the coding sequence ATGAGCGGACTGGACGAAGCCCTGAATCACGCCGAGATTTGCGCCCGGGAGACTCGACGGCTGGTGATCGAGGCGGGTGCCCGCCATCGCGCCGCGGAGGCCTTCGCCGGATTGTTCGCCGGGGAGCAGGCCGTCGTGGTGGCCGACGAGCGGACGTTCGAGGCGGCCGGGCGGGAGGTCTTCGAGGGTTTTCGACGGGCGGGGCGGCCGGCATCCGGGCCGGTCCTCTTCCCGCCGGACATCGTCGCCGAGGACGCACGGGTCCTGGAGTTGCAATCCGCACTCGAAGGCTTGCCCGGAATCCCGGTCGTCGTCGGCTCGGGGACGCTGAACGACCTGACGAAGCTGGCGTCGCATCGGCTGGGCCGGCCGTACATGGTCGTCGCCACGGCGGCCTCGATGGACGGCTACACGGCCTTCGGGGCCTCGATCCTGCACGAGGGGTCGAAGCAGACGTTCGCGTGCCCGGCGCCGGTCGCGGTCCTGGCCGACCTCGACGTGATCGCCCGGGCCCCCCGGGAGATGAACGCCGCCGGCTACGCCGACCTGCTGGCCAAGAACGTGGCCGGGGCGGACTGGATCCTCGCCGACGCGGCCGGCGTGGAGCCCATCGACGGCCGGGTCTGGGAGATGGTCCACGGCCCTTTCCGCTCGTGGGTCGAGTCGCCGGCCGGGATCGCCCGCGGCGAGCCCCCCGCGCTGGGGCGACTGGTGCTCGGGCTGATGACGACGGGGTTGGCGATGCAGGAGGCCCGCTCCAGCCGCCCGGCCTCCGGGGCGGAGCACCAGTTCAGCCACCTCTGGGACATGCAGCACCACATCCACGGCGGATCGGCGCCGTCCCACGGCTTCAAGGTGGGCATCGGCACCCTCGCCTCCCTGGCCCTCCACGAGGACCTCCTCGGCCGCGACCTCCAGGACCTGGACGTTGACCGGGCCGTCGGCCGATGGCCGACCCTCGGTCAGATTGAGGAGCGGATCGGGGTCGTGCTCGGCACCGGTTCGCTGGGGGCGAAGGCCGTCGAGGAGGCCCGCGCGAAGTATCCGACGCGGGAGCAGCTCCGTTCCCAGCTCGCCTCCGCGTGCAACGGCTGGCCCGCGTCGAGGGCACGGCTGGCTCGGCACCTGATCCCCGCCCGCGACGCGCGCGACATGCTGCGGGCCGCGGGCTGCCCGACGGAGCCGGAGCAGATCGGCATCGACCGCGACCGCCTGCGGGCGAGCTTCGAACAGGCATCGTACATCCGCCGCCGCTTCACGATCCTCGACCTGATGCAGCGGCTGAATCTCATGGCCCCGGCCATGGAGCGGCTCTTCGGCCCCGAGGGGGCCTGGCCCGTCCAGGACTGA
- a CDS encoding alpha amylase C-terminal domain-containing protein yields MPASLDHVTPATPMGATLIADGATFRVWAPKALEVYVLGDFNGRVADDSSLLTEDEAGHWRGFFPGARDRHRYIFHIVGTGSTGRKRDPYARELETPFPGECVIRKPDFPWHDTGFVTPQFHNFVIYQLHVGTFYTPNRPRKNGTFLDVARKIPHLAGLGVTVLQLLPIQEFMTTFSLGYNGTDYYSPEMDFAVEDGDLAPYLDEANRLLDDRGLARYRAQDLRGEMNQLKALIDLCHVHGLAVILDVVYNHAGGSFGDESLLFFDRQPESGGKKANSLYFNGKDHAGGEVFDFGKPEVRDFLIRNAKFFLDEYRVDGFRYDQVSVIDHDGAPDGWRFCQDLTSTLRFLRPSAINHAEYWNVNPWVVKPVPEGAGFDTTLTDGLRNAIRDVIGNAAQPDERPLNMTALAGSMWPDGFPQSWQFVQGPENHDLVLQGRQQRVARLGDFNDPRSWYGRSRARVATGISLTAPGIPMLFMGQEFLEDKQWSDNVDDFPFLLLHWAGVEGGDKQMLDHIRFTRELIGLRWRQPALRGQGFRPVHMHDQNRVLAFHRWVPGEGHDVLVVVHLSTFNRFDYRIGFPGGEWREVFNSDVYENWVNPNVVGNGGRVLADGIPMHGFDSSASLALPANSILVFARG; encoded by the coding sequence ATGCCCGCCTCGCTCGACCACGTCACCCCGGCAACCCCGATGGGCGCCACCCTGATCGCCGACGGCGCGACATTCCGCGTCTGGGCCCCCAAGGCCCTGGAGGTGTACGTGCTCGGCGACTTCAACGGGCGAGTGGCCGACGACTCGAGCCTCCTGACGGAGGACGAGGCGGGCCACTGGAGGGGCTTCTTCCCGGGCGCCAGGGACCGGCATCGGTACATCTTCCACATCGTCGGGACGGGCAGCACGGGGCGGAAGCGCGACCCGTACGCCCGCGAGCTGGAGACGCCGTTCCCCGGCGAATGCGTCATCCGGAAGCCCGACTTCCCCTGGCATGACACCGGGTTCGTCACGCCGCAATTCCACAACTTCGTGATCTATCAGCTCCACGTGGGCACGTTCTACACGCCCAATCGCCCGCGCAAGAACGGGACCTTCCTGGACGTCGCGAGGAAGATCCCGCACCTCGCGGGGCTGGGGGTGACGGTGCTCCAGCTGCTGCCGATCCAGGAGTTCATGACCACGTTCAGCCTCGGATACAACGGGACGGACTACTACTCGCCCGAGATGGATTTCGCCGTCGAGGATGGCGACCTCGCGCCCTACCTGGATGAGGCGAACCGGCTCCTGGATGACCGGGGGCTGGCCCGCTATCGCGCCCAGGACCTCCGGGGCGAGATGAACCAGCTCAAGGCGCTGATCGACCTCTGCCACGTCCACGGCCTGGCGGTCATCCTGGACGTCGTGTACAACCACGCCGGCGGCAGCTTCGGCGACGAGAGCCTGCTCTTCTTCGACAGGCAGCCGGAGTCGGGGGGCAAGAAGGCGAACTCCCTCTACTTCAACGGGAAGGACCACGCCGGCGGCGAGGTCTTCGACTTCGGCAAGCCCGAGGTCCGGGACTTCCTGATCCGGAATGCCAAGTTCTTCCTGGACGAGTATCGCGTCGACGGCTTCCGCTACGACCAGGTCAGCGTCATCGATCACGACGGGGCGCCGGACGGCTGGCGGTTCTGCCAGGACCTGACCTCGACGCTCCGGTTCCTCCGCCCCTCCGCGATCAACCACGCGGAATATTGGAACGTGAACCCCTGGGTCGTGAAGCCCGTCCCCGAGGGGGCCGGCTTCGACACGACCCTGACCGACGGGCTGCGCAACGCGATCCGCGACGTCATCGGCAACGCCGCGCAGCCGGACGAACGGCCGCTGAACATGACCGCGCTCGCCGGGAGCATGTGGCCGGACGGCTTCCCCCAGTCATGGCAATTCGTGCAGGGCCCGGAGAATCACGACCTGGTCCTCCAGGGCCGGCAGCAGCGCGTCGCCCGCCTGGGTGACTTCAACGACCCGCGATCCTGGTACGGGCGCAGTCGGGCACGGGTGGCGACCGGCATCAGCCTCACGGCCCCCGGCATCCCCATGCTGTTCATGGGGCAGGAATTCCTGGAAGACAAGCAGTGGTCGGACAACGTGGACGATTTCCCGTTCCTGCTGCTCCACTGGGCGGGGGTCGAGGGCGGGGACAAGCAGATGCTCGATCACATCCGGTTCACCCGCGAGCTGATCGGGCTCCGCTGGCGACAGCCGGCCCTGCGGGGCCAGGGGTTCCGGCCCGTGCACATGCACGACCAGAACCGGGTCCTCGCCTTCCACCGCTGGGTGCCCGGCGAGGGGCATGACGTCCTGGTCGTCGTGCACCTCTCGACCTTCAACCGTTTCGATTATCGCATCGGGTTCCCCGGCGGCGAGTGGCGAGAGGTCTTCAACAGCGACGTCTACGAGAACTGGGTCAATCCGAACGTCGTCGGCAACGGCGGCCGCGTCCTTGCAGACGGGATCCCGATGCACGGGTTCGACTCCTCGGCGTCGCTCGCCCTGCCGGCCAACAGCATCCTTGTGTTCGCCAGGGGCTGA
- a CDS encoding glycoside hydrolase family 32 protein — protein sequence MHLVATHPVRGRVSTALSLLAIAIGPANLAAAEEPGPVRPLYHFTAERNFINDPNGLVVADGEYHLFYQHNPEGDRWGHMSWGHAVSRDLVRWQHLPIALRESGGIMAFSGSAVLDSTNTSGFGRGAMPPMVAIFTGDGLGKQTQNLAYSTDRGRTWTMYAKNPVLDIGSKEFRDPKVFYHHGTGRWIMATVLADQHKVRLWGSKDLKSWEKLSDFGPAGATGGVWECPELFSARVERATRMWQWVLKVDVNPGAPNGGSGGQYFVGEFDGKEFRPERKPDAPPLWIDGGKDFYAAQAWNDAPGEDPTWIGWMNNWQYANDIPTSPWRGAMTAPRRVRLRRTRDGHRLVQLPAESLRSLRGREMKLGPRPIPPGDIPLGGEGVEGTALEVAAAFRPGDCATVGLKVRTGEGEETVIGFDRKSGELFVDRTRSGKVAFSRDFPGRHAAKLPAGAADDVLFVYALIDATSVEVFADGGAVAMTDQIFPRPDSRGVSLFATGGTARLESLSAWPLRP from the coding sequence ATGCACCTGGTGGCCACACACCCCGTCCGCGGCCGCGTGTCGACGGCCCTCTCGCTGCTCGCGATCGCGATCGGCCCGGCCAACCTCGCCGCGGCCGAGGAGCCCGGGCCGGTCCGCCCGCTGTATCACTTCACGGCGGAGCGGAACTTCATCAACGACCCGAACGGCCTCGTCGTCGCCGACGGCGAGTACCACCTGTTCTACCAGCACAACCCCGAGGGCGATCGGTGGGGGCACATGAGCTGGGGCCACGCCGTGAGCCGTGACCTGGTCCGCTGGCAGCACCTGCCCATCGCCCTGCGGGAGTCCGGCGGGATCATGGCGTTCTCCGGCAGCGCCGTCCTGGATTCGACGAACACCTCGGGTTTCGGCCGGGGCGCCATGCCGCCGATGGTGGCGATCTTCACCGGCGACGGCCTCGGCAAGCAGACCCAGAACCTGGCCTATAGCACGGACCGCGGCCGGACCTGGACGATGTACGCGAAGAACCCGGTGCTCGACATCGGGTCGAAGGAGTTCCGCGACCCGAAGGTCTTCTATCACCACGGCACCGGGCGGTGGATCATGGCCACGGTGCTGGCCGACCAGCACAAGGTCCGCCTCTGGGGGTCGAAGGACCTGAAATCCTGGGAGAAGTTGAGCGACTTCGGCCCGGCCGGGGCGACGGGCGGCGTCTGGGAATGCCCGGAGCTCTTCTCGGCCCGCGTCGAGCGGGCGACCCGGATGTGGCAGTGGGTCCTCAAGGTGGACGTGAACCCGGGGGCGCCGAATGGCGGCTCGGGGGGGCAGTATTTCGTCGGGGAATTCGACGGCAAGGAGTTCCGCCCCGAGCGCAAGCCCGATGCGCCCCCGCTCTGGATCGACGGCGGCAAGGACTTCTACGCCGCCCAGGCCTGGAACGACGCCCCCGGCGAGGATCCCACCTGGATCGGCTGGATGAACAACTGGCAATATGCCAATGACATCCCGACCTCGCCGTGGCGGGGGGCCATGACCGCGCCGCGGCGCGTCAGGCTCCGCAGGACCCGCGACGGCCACCGGCTGGTGCAGCTCCCCGCCGAATCGCTGAGGTCGCTGCGGGGCCGCGAGATGAAGCTCGGCCCTCGCCCCATCCCGCCGGGGGACATCCCGCTCGGCGGCGAGGGCGTCGAAGGCACGGCCCTCGAGGTCGCGGCCGCCTTCCGCCCGGGCGATTGTGCGACGGTCGGGCTCAAGGTGCGCACGGGCGAGGGTGAGGAGACGGTGATCGGCTTCGACCGGAAGTCCGGCGAGCTCTTCGTCGACCGGACGCGATCCGGGAAGGTCGCGTTCAGCCGCGATTTCCCCGGCCGCCACGCCGCGAAGCTCCCGGCGGGGGCCGCGGACGACGTCCTGTTCGTGTACGCCCTGATCGATGCCACGTCCGTCGAGGTCTTCGCCGACGGGGGGGCCGTGGCGATGACCGACCAGATCTTCCCCCGCCCGGACAGCCGCGGCGTCAGCCTCTTCGCCACCGGCGGCACCGCCCGGCTGGAGTCCCTGTCCGCGTGGCCGCTCCGGCCCTGA
- a CDS encoding sugar porter family MFS transporter has product MNASQPGPASTAPPARASMSSTLIASALIAALGGFLFGYDTVVISGTLDSLKRVFVLSEGSLGFTVAIALIGTIVGSIVAGRPADIWGRKKALIVLAVLYLVTSLGTALAWDWYSFLFFRFWGGVAVGGASVVSPLYIAEISPARFRGRLVAVQQFNIVFGILLAQLLNYAIARMGLGENEWRWMLAVLAAPSLAFLILMVPTLESPRWLIGRGREDEARAALLKLGVDGGGVEQEVAEIRASIDPEHHKEGDSLLRPAYRIPVMLAVAIAMFNQLSGINAVLYYAPKIFEMARGSKDTALLQAVAIGGMNMVFTMLAMTVIDRAGRRALMLVGSIGYILGLSVTAWAFYTYGANFTPAGGAIVLGGLLLFIAAHGFGQGAVIWVFISEIFPNRVRADGQALGSTTHWVMAAAISWTFPIINERFGPGNTFAFYAAMMVLQLLWVLTIMPETKGVPLEEMQKRLGIE; this is encoded by the coding sequence TTGAACGCCTCGCAGCCCGGACCCGCCTCGACCGCGCCCCCCGCGCGGGCCTCGATGTCGAGCACCCTGATCGCCAGCGCGTTGATCGCCGCGCTCGGCGGCTTCCTCTTCGGCTACGACACGGTGGTGATCTCGGGAACGCTCGACTCCCTGAAACGCGTCTTCGTGCTGTCCGAGGGGTCGCTGGGATTCACGGTCGCCATCGCCCTCATCGGCACGATCGTCGGCTCGATCGTCGCCGGCCGCCCCGCCGACATCTGGGGGCGGAAGAAGGCCCTGATCGTCCTGGCCGTCCTCTACCTGGTGACCTCGCTGGGCACGGCACTGGCGTGGGACTGGTACTCGTTCCTCTTCTTCCGGTTCTGGGGCGGCGTGGCGGTGGGCGGGGCGTCGGTGGTCTCGCCGCTGTACATCGCGGAGATCTCCCCCGCCCGGTTCCGCGGGCGGCTCGTCGCGGTCCAGCAGTTCAACATCGTCTTCGGCATCCTGCTGGCGCAGCTCCTCAATTACGCGATCGCCCGGATGGGCCTGGGCGAGAACGAGTGGCGCTGGATGCTCGCGGTGCTGGCGGCCCCCTCGCTCGCGTTCCTGATCCTCATGGTCCCCACGCTGGAGAGCCCGCGGTGGCTGATCGGCCGGGGACGGGAGGACGAGGCCCGGGCCGCGCTGCTGAAGCTGGGCGTGGACGGCGGGGGCGTGGAGCAGGAGGTCGCCGAGATCCGCGCCTCGATCGATCCGGAGCATCACAAGGAGGGGGATTCGCTGCTCCGGCCGGCCTACCGGATCCCGGTCATGCTGGCCGTCGCGATCGCGATGTTCAACCAGCTCTCGGGGATCAACGCGGTCCTCTATTACGCGCCCAAGATCTTCGAGATGGCCCGCGGCAGCAAGGACACCGCGCTCCTCCAGGCCGTGGCGATCGGCGGCATGAACATGGTGTTCACGATGCTGGCGATGACGGTCATCGACCGCGCGGGGCGTCGGGCTCTCATGCTCGTCGGGTCGATCGGCTACATCCTGGGCCTGAGCGTCACGGCCTGGGCGTTCTACACCTACGGGGCGAACTTCACGCCCGCGGGCGGCGCGATCGTGCTCGGGGGGCTGCTCCTCTTCATCGCGGCGCACGGGTTCGGCCAGGGCGCGGTGATCTGGGTCTTCATCAGCGAGATCTTCCCCAATCGCGTCCGCGCCGACGGCCAGGCGCTCGGGAGCACGACGCACTGGGTGATGGCCGCGGCGATCTCCTGGACCTTCCCGATCATCAACGAGCGTTTCGGCCCCGGCAACACCTTCGCCTTCTACGCGGCGATGATGGTCCTCCAACTCCTCTGGGTGCTGACCATCATGCCGGAGACCAAGGGCGTGCCGCTCGAGGAGATGCAGAAGCGGCTGGGCATCGAGTGA
- a CDS encoding carbohydrate kinase family protein codes for MAYKILAVGEVLWDMLPSGKQLGGAPANFTFQCRTLGADARLVTRIGDDSLGAEVLDRFRSLGLPTDAVQVDPEAPTGTVDVTLDGAGVPHYTIRAGVAWDRIEVAWPAREAAAAADALCFGSLAQRDEPSRSSIRALVGASRAGSLRIFDVNLRAPFIDRAIIEESLGLANALKLNDEELPQLAAMFGLPEGTREAIAALAGRFGLSLVALTRGPGGSLLMAGGSWSDHPGVPAAVRDTVGAGDAFTAALVVGTLAGRPLDAINEHANEVAAYVCSQPGGTPALPDKLKILTKPSPEVGP; via the coding sequence ATGGCGTACAAGATCCTGGCCGTGGGCGAGGTGCTCTGGGACATGCTCCCCTCCGGCAAGCAGCTCGGCGGGGCGCCGGCGAACTTCACCTTCCAGTGTCGGACGCTCGGCGCCGACGCTCGCCTGGTGACGCGGATCGGCGACGACTCGCTCGGCGCGGAGGTCCTCGACCGCTTCCGCTCGCTGGGCCTGCCCACGGACGCGGTCCAGGTCGACCCGGAGGCGCCGACGGGGACCGTGGACGTGACGCTGGACGGCGCCGGGGTTCCGCACTACACGATCCGCGCCGGCGTCGCGTGGGACCGGATCGAGGTCGCCTGGCCGGCCCGCGAGGCGGCCGCGGCGGCCGACGCGCTCTGCTTCGGCAGCCTGGCGCAACGCGACGAGCCGTCGCGGTCGTCGATCCGGGCCCTGGTCGGGGCCTCCCGGGCCGGCTCGCTGCGGATCTTCGACGTGAACCTCCGCGCCCCGTTCATCGACAGGGCCATCATCGAGGAGTCGCTCGGGCTGGCCAACGCGCTGAAGCTCAACGACGAGGAGCTGCCGCAGCTCGCCGCGATGTTCGGCCTCCCGGAGGGGACGAGGGAGGCGATCGCGGCGCTGGCGGGCCGCTTCGGCCTGTCGCTCGTGGCGCTCACGCGCGGCCCGGGCGGGAGCCTTCTGATGGCCGGCGGGTCGTGGTCGGACCACCCGGGCGTCCCGGCCGCGGTCCGCGACACGGTGGGCGCGGGGGACGCGTTCACGGCCGCCCTGGTGGTCGGCACGCTCGCCGGCCGGCCGCTCGACGCGATCAACGAGCACGCCAACGAGGTCGCCGCCTACGTCTGCTCGCAGCCCGGCGGGACGCCCGCCCTGCCCGACAAACTGAAGATCCTCACCAAGCCCTCCCCGGAGGTTGGCCCTTGA
- a CDS encoding alpha-amylase family protein encodes MVRQQRLASFVGIFILAIPPATAGAAEPWKVGEPIVAYWAGPGFPGGGPLDDAAADQLAAGGWNLAWCTRPEELDVARRHRLRGLFSSTVLSPDSLADPTRREALVALVDRVRSHPAMYAYHITDEPGASAFPALGRLVAFLRERDPAHLAYINLLPTYANNQQLGVDGPILAAYEEHLRRFVEEVRPGLLSYDHYQFRRGDDAPDYFLNLALVRKRALDAGIPFLNIVQASSWVPGAAASPSSPRVPGPDELRFLVYTTLAYGAQGISYYVYHYPAHEGGMIDPDGKPSARYRALRALNPEFVAIARELQPLRSLAVHHAGPRPPGAVPLPEDGPFRLAPPIPPEPFKAGDRARGILLGSFGPAGAKDDSYRDATHVVVVNLDYRDERTTALAGPSPLEVFDAATGRWAPANGPRVELRLAGGAGKLVRVAAAPRAER; translated from the coding sequence ATGGTTCGCCAGCAACGACTTGCATCGTTCGTCGGGATCTTCATCCTTGCAATTCCGCCCGCGACCGCGGGCGCCGCGGAGCCGTGGAAGGTCGGGGAGCCGATCGTCGCCTACTGGGCCGGGCCGGGCTTTCCGGGGGGCGGGCCGCTCGACGACGCCGCGGCCGATCAGCTCGCGGCCGGCGGCTGGAACCTCGCCTGGTGCACGCGGCCGGAGGAGCTGGACGTCGCCCGCCGCCATCGCCTGCGGGGGCTGTTCTCCTCGACGGTCCTCTCCCCGGATTCCCTCGCGGACCCGACGCGCCGCGAGGCCCTGGTGGCGCTCGTGGACCGGGTCCGCTCGCATCCGGCCATGTATGCTTATCACATCACGGATGAGCCCGGCGCCTCGGCCTTCCCGGCGCTGGGCAGGCTCGTGGCCTTCCTCCGCGAGCGGGACCCGGCACACCTGGCGTACATCAACCTCCTGCCCACCTACGCCAACAACCAGCAGCTCGGGGTGGACGGGCCGATCCTGGCGGCCTACGAGGAGCACCTGCGGCGGTTCGTGGAGGAGGTCCGCCCGGGCCTGCTGAGCTACGACCATTACCAGTTCCGCCGGGGCGACGACGCGCCGGATTACTTCCTCAACCTGGCCCTCGTGCGGAAGCGGGCCCTCGACGCGGGCATCCCGTTCCTGAACATCGTCCAGGCCAGCTCGTGGGTGCCGGGCGCCGCCGCCTCGCCCTCGAGCCCGCGCGTCCCCGGCCCGGACGAGCTGCGATTCCTCGTGTACACGACCCTCGCCTACGGGGCGCAGGGCATCTCCTACTACGTCTACCACTACCCGGCGCACGAGGGGGGCATGATCGACCCCGACGGCAAGCCGTCCGCCCGCTACCGGGCCCTCCGGGCCCTGAATCCCGAGTTCGTGGCGATCGCCCGCGAGCTCCAGCCGCTCCGCTCCCTGGCCGTCCATCACGCCGGGCCGAGGCCGCCCGGCGCCGTGCCCCTCCCCGAAGACGGCCCTTTCCGCCTCGCCCCGCCGATCCCTCCCGAGCCGTTCAAGGCCGGCGATCGCGCCCGGGGCATCCTCCTCGGCTCGTTCGGCCCGGCCGGGGCGAAGGACGACTCGTACAGGGACGCCACGCACGTCGTGGTCGTGAACCTGGACTACCGGGACGAGCGGACGACCGCCCTGGCGGGCCCCTCGCCGCTGGAGGTCTTCGACGCCGCCACCGGCCGGTGGGCCCCGGCGAATGGGCCCCGCGTCGAGCTCCGGCTGGCCGGCGGGGCCGGGAAGCTCGTCCGGGTCGCCGCGGCGCCGCGGGCGGAGCGCTGA
- the yegS gene encoding lipid kinase YegS: MVPKSMTFLVVHGKAARREDFREAIHTVRNEGHRIEIRTAEGPDDAFRIARQAAESGVPTVAAGGGAGTINRVLAGVLAAGPGAGSQVAFAAIPLGTTNDLAASCGIPLDPTEALRLAATGQAVPVDVGRVNGRCFLNMTTGGFGAACTPGTPQEAKATLGRAASLLTALPHFDSIRPARGKLSGPGLDWEGEFLALAVGNGRQAGGGHHLCPDALIDDGVLDVLILSHVPSVEIHRQLRTLLHGDPSASSHALVATRVPSFRVESAEPMHINLDGEPVEGTRFEFDVLPGRILMRLPLACTLLVRRAG; the protein is encoded by the coding sequence ATGGTCCCGAAATCGATGACCTTCCTGGTCGTCCACGGCAAGGCGGCCAGGCGTGAGGACTTCCGCGAGGCGATTCACACGGTCCGGAATGAGGGGCACCGCATCGAGATCCGCACGGCGGAGGGGCCCGACGACGCCTTCCGGATCGCCCGCCAGGCGGCGGAATCCGGCGTCCCGACCGTGGCCGCCGGCGGCGGAGCGGGCACGATCAATCGGGTCCTCGCCGGCGTCCTGGCGGCGGGCCCCGGCGCCGGGAGCCAGGTCGCCTTCGCCGCCATCCCGCTCGGCACGACCAACGACCTCGCCGCCTCGTGCGGCATCCCCCTCGATCCGACCGAGGCGCTCCGGCTGGCCGCGACCGGCCAGGCGGTCCCGGTGGACGTCGGGCGGGTCAACGGCCGCTGCTTCCTCAACATGACGACCGGCGGCTTCGGCGCGGCGTGCACTCCCGGCACCCCGCAGGAGGCGAAGGCGACCCTGGGCCGGGCCGCCTCCCTGCTGACCGCCCTGCCCCACTTCGACAGCATCCGCCCCGCCCGCGGCAAGCTGTCCGGGCCGGGGCTGGACTGGGAGGGCGAGTTCCTCGCCCTGGCCGTCGGCAACGGCCGCCAGGCCGGCGGCGGCCACCACCTCTGCCCCGACGCCCTCATCGACGACGGAGTGCTCGACGTCCTCATCCTATCCCACGTGCCCTCCGTCGAAATCCACCGACAGCTCCGCACCCTGCTCCACGGCGATCCTTCCGCCTCATCGCACGCCCTCGTCGCCACTCGAGTGCCCTCATTCCGGGTCGAGTCCGCCGAGCCCATGCACATCAACCTGGACGGAGAGCCGGTGGAGGGCACCCGATTCGAGTTCGACGTCCTGCCCGGGCGTATCCTGATGAGACTCCCGCTAGCATGCACCCTCCTTGTGCGACGGGCCGGATGA
- a CDS encoding sigma-54-dependent transcriptional regulator: protein MDRRILVVDDSELIGQQLSQLLTVPGREVTVAHDGTTALEWLVERPYSLVLTDLRLPGISGLELIHEIRRRDLPVTIIVLTGHPSVEAAVEAMKLGAYDFLQKPIDTLRLELLVNQALEDRQLLDQVADLRNRLRKRDAYHNLLGRSRRMMDVFARVERVASSDCTVLVTGETGTGKELVAQAIHYSDVTRSGKLEAVNCAALPEHLMESELFGHERGAFTGADRQKKGRFELAQGGTLFLDEIGEMPLAMQAKLLRVLQERAFERVGGTEPIPTSCRVVAATNMNLVEAVAEGRFREDLFYRLNVVSIDLPPLRERLDDVPLLVNHFLRKLVERGLPERTVARDALSRLARYDWPGNVRELEHVIEQCVVTTPGSVIAAENLPPHIVPLHEEPFSLEFDHSRELMELTDEFTQRIERAYLVRVLEKYHGRIDRCASHCGLSRRSISEKLRRYQIDKSDFKPHVRGSAAGKRLAYTAE, encoded by the coding sequence ATGGATCGACGCATCCTCGTGGTGGATGATAGCGAGCTAATTGGACAGCAGCTTTCGCAGCTCCTGACCGTACCGGGCCGTGAAGTGACCGTGGCCCACGACGGCACGACGGCGCTGGAGTGGCTCGTCGAGCGGCCGTACTCGCTCGTGCTGACCGACCTCCGCCTGCCGGGGATAAGCGGCCTCGAGCTGATCCACGAGATCCGCCGCCGCGACCTCCCGGTGACGATCATCGTCCTGACCGGCCATCCCAGCGTGGAGGCCGCGGTCGAGGCGATGAAGCTGGGCGCGTACGACTTCCTCCAGAAGCCGATCGACACCCTCCGGCTGGAGTTGCTGGTCAATCAGGCGCTCGAGGACCGCCAGCTCCTGGACCAGGTGGCCGACCTCCGCAACCGGCTCCGCAAGCGGGACGCGTACCACAACCTCCTGGGCCGGAGCCGGAGGATGATGGACGTCTTCGCCCGGGTGGAGCGGGTCGCCTCGTCCGACTGCACCGTGCTGGTCACCGGCGAGACCGGCACGGGCAAGGAGCTGGTCGCCCAGGCGATCCACTACAGCGACGTCACCCGCAGCGGCAAGCTCGAGGCCGTGAACTGCGCCGCGCTCCCCGAGCACCTGATGGAGAGCGAGCTGTTCGGCCACGAGCGGGGCGCCTTCACCGGCGCCGACCGGCAGAAGAAGGGGCGATTCGAGCTGGCCCAGGGCGGCACGCTGTTCCTGGACGAGATCGGCGAGATGCCGCTGGCCATGCAGGCCAAGCTCCTGCGGGTCCTCCAGGAGCGGGCCTTCGAGCGCGTGGGGGGCACCGAGCCGATCCCGACGAGCTGCCGCGTGGTCGCCGCGACGAACATGAACCTGGTGGAGGCCGTGGCCGAGGGCCGGTTCCGCGAGGACCTCTTCTACCGGCTGAACGTGGTCTCCATCGACCTGCCGCCGCTCCGCGAGCGGCTCGACGACGTGCCGCTGCTGGTGAACCACTTCCTCCGGAAGCTGGTCGAGCGCGGGCTGCCGGAGCGCACGGTCGCCCGCGACGCGCTCAGCCGGCTGGCCCGATACGACTGGCCGGGGAACGTCCGGGAGCTGGAGCACGTCATCGAGCAGTGCGTCGTCACGACGCCCGGCTCCGTGATCGCCGCCGAGAACCTGCCGCCCCACATCGTGCCCCTCCACGAGGAGCCGTTCAGCCTCGAGTTCGACCACTCCCGCGAGCTCATGGAGCTCACCGACGAGTTCACCCAGCGGATCGAGCGGGCCTACCTCGTCCGGGTCCTGGAGAAGTACCACGGGCGGATCGACCGCTGCGCCAGCCACTGCGGGCTGTCGCGGCGGAGCATCAGCGAGAAGCTCCGGCGTTACCAGATCGACAAGAGCGACTTCAAGCCGCACGTCCGGGGCTCCGCCGCCGGCAAGCGGCTCGCCTACACGGCCGAATGA